The Thermanaerovibrio acidaminovorans DSM 6589 genome contains a region encoding:
- the pssA gene encoding CDP-diacylglycerol--serine O-phosphatidyltransferase, whose protein sequence is MRRRFKRDLPFRKIVPNMITSGSVLCGFLALALCYYDRFLPAAWLVGVAVIFDYMDGRVARMLGGSSDFGVELDSLADALSFGAVPAFMTYSAYVGLEGGLIGALSGAFFTLCGVLRLARFNVTHVVGPFQGLPIPAAGLTLVSFVMGGIYIPWWAASALMAVLGGLMVSRVPYGNLKKVHRGDLNRLRATALLVTLGVVSVVLKERAPVVLCFTYVLSGPVGLDWGRWLVKKESVEAEGKI, encoded by the coding sequence TTGAGAAGACGTTTCAAGCGGGACCTGCCCTTCAGGAAGATAGTGCCCAACATGATAACCAGCGGCAGCGTGCTGTGCGGCTTCCTGGCGCTGGCGCTGTGCTACTACGACCGTTTCCTGCCCGCCGCGTGGCTGGTGGGGGTGGCGGTTATCTTCGACTACATGGACGGCCGGGTGGCCAGGATGCTGGGGGGTAGTAGCGACTTCGGTGTGGAGCTGGACAGCCTGGCGGACGCGCTCAGTTTCGGGGCGGTGCCCGCCTTCATGACCTACAGCGCCTACGTGGGTCTGGAGGGGGGGCTGATAGGGGCCCTCTCCGGGGCCTTCTTCACCCTCTGCGGGGTTCTGAGGCTTGCCCGGTTCAACGTGACCCACGTGGTGGGTCCCTTTCAGGGGCTCCCCATACCGGCCGCGGGGCTGACCCTGGTCTCCTTCGTGATGGGGGGCATATACATTCCCTGGTGGGCCGCCTCGGCCCTCATGGCGGTCTTGGGGGGCCTCATGGTCTCCAGAGTCCCCTACGGTAACCTGAAGAAGGTCCACCGGGGCGACCTCAACCGCCTCAGGGCCACCGCCCTCCTGGTGACCCTGGGGGTGGTCTCGGTGGTTCTCAAGGAGCGGGCCCCTGTGGTGTTGTGCTTCACCTACGTCCTGAGCGGTCCCGTGGGGCTCGACTGGGGCCGGTGGCTGGTCAAGAAGGAGTCGGTGGAGGCGGAGGGCAAGATCTGA
- the thiT gene encoding energy-coupled thiamine transporter ThiT, protein MDNTRVRMLTEGAVAAALSLALSFLKVFQMPQGGSITLEMVPLLAFAAMRGVRAGAMCGATSGLLQMMLNGYVVNPVQAVLDYPLAFGLLALGGLQTRDLKGTALAMILAGLARLTCHVLSGVIFFASFAPEGSNVWVYSITYNATFLVPSLAISMLIALPLVRRLKGRI, encoded by the coding sequence TTGGATAACACAAGGGTTAGGATGCTGACCGAGGGGGCGGTGGCGGCGGCCCTGTCGCTGGCGTTGTCGTTCCTCAAGGTCTTTCAGATGCCCCAGGGGGGCTCCATAACCCTGGAGATGGTGCCCCTGCTAGCCTTCGCCGCCATGAGGGGCGTGAGGGCCGGGGCCATGTGCGGCGCCACTTCGGGGCTGCTGCAGATGATGCTCAACGGCTACGTGGTGAACCCCGTCCAGGCGGTGCTGGACTACCCCCTTGCCTTCGGCCTCCTGGCCCTCGGGGGCCTACAGACCCGGGACCTCAAGGGTACCGCCTTGGCCATGATCCTGGCGGGGCTGGCCAGGCTGACCTGCCACGTGCTGTCCGGGGTCATCTTCTTCGCCTCCTTCGCACCGGAGGGGAGCAACGTGTGGGTCTACTCCATCACCTACAACGCCACGTTCCTTGTCCCCTCCCTGGCCATATCGATGCTCATCGCCCTGCCCCTGGTGAGGCGCTTAAAGGGACGGATATAG
- a CDS encoding UDP-glucose dehydrogenase family protein: protein MRISVIGTGYVGLVTGACLAGFGNRVVCVDVDQEKVRMLNQDRVPFYEPGLEDIIRNNRTAGRLGFTCSLEEGIRGASVCFITVGTPSDVDGSADLQYVLAVARQIGAHMEEPLVVVTKSTVPVGTADKVRAAIREELEARGVQIPFTVASNPEFLREGAAVSDFMCPDRVVIGTDDPATEETLKELYSFLPPEKVLCMDIRSSEMTKYAANAMLATKISFMNEMARICELVGADVEKVRLGIGSDSRIGYAFISPGCGYGGSCFPKDVRALRHTALRHGYSPRILQAVEDVNESQKHVIFQKILRHFGQDISGLTFAIWGLSFKPNTSDMREASSVTLIQDLLGAGARVRLHDPKAMDEARHILEGRSGVTFVEDQYEAIKGAQGLALVTEWDVYKQPDFQRIREEMESPVIFDGRNQYSPQEMRRLGFTYYAIGRPNKG, encoded by the coding sequence ATGAGGATATCCGTCATAGGAACCGGCTACGTCGGTCTGGTGACCGGCGCCTGCCTTGCGGGCTTCGGCAACCGGGTGGTGTGCGTGGACGTGGACCAGGAGAAGGTCCGGATGCTGAACCAGGACCGGGTGCCCTTCTACGAGCCAGGGCTCGAGGATATCATACGGAACAACCGGACCGCCGGCAGGCTTGGCTTCACCTGTAGCCTGGAGGAGGGGATCCGGGGGGCGTCGGTCTGCTTCATAACCGTGGGGACCCCGTCAGACGTGGACGGCAGCGCGGACCTCCAGTACGTGCTGGCGGTGGCCCGGCAGATAGGGGCCCACATGGAGGAGCCCCTGGTGGTGGTCACCAAGTCCACCGTGCCGGTGGGCACCGCGGACAAGGTGAGGGCCGCCATCCGGGAGGAGCTGGAAGCCAGGGGGGTCCAGATACCCTTCACCGTGGCGTCCAACCCGGAGTTCCTCAGGGAGGGGGCGGCTGTGTCGGACTTCATGTGCCCCGACCGGGTGGTGATAGGCACCGACGACCCCGCCACGGAGGAGACATTGAAGGAGCTCTACTCTTTCCTTCCGCCGGAGAAGGTGCTATGCATGGACATCCGGTCGTCGGAGATGACCAAGTACGCCGCCAACGCCATGCTGGCCACCAAGATATCCTTCATGAACGAGATGGCCCGGATCTGTGAGCTGGTGGGGGCAGACGTGGAGAAGGTCAGACTTGGGATAGGCTCCGACTCCCGGATAGGCTACGCCTTCATATCCCCCGGTTGCGGCTACGGGGGCTCCTGCTTCCCCAAGGACGTGAGGGCCCTGAGGCACACCGCCCTGAGGCACGGCTACTCCCCCCGGATATTGCAGGCGGTGGAGGACGTGAACGAGTCCCAGAAGCACGTGATCTTCCAGAAGATCCTTCGCCACTTCGGCCAGGACATATCGGGGCTCACCTTCGCCATATGGGGCCTGTCCTTCAAACCCAACACGTCGGACATGAGGGAGGCGTCGTCGGTGACCCTGATCCAGGACCTCCTGGGGGCCGGGGCCCGGGTGAGGCTCCACGACCCCAAGGCCATGGATGAGGCCCGCCACATCCTGGAGGGTCGTAGCGGGGTAACCTTCGTGGAGGACCAGTACGAGGCCATCAAGGGAGCCCAGGGGCTGGCGCTGGTGACCGAGTGGGACGTGTACAAGCAGCCGGACTTCCAGCGGATCCGGGAGGAGATGGAGAGCCCGGTGATATTCGACGGCCGGAACCAGTACTCCCCCCAGGAGATGCGCCGCCTGGGCTTCACGTATTACGCCATAGGACGACCCAACAAGGGCTAG